The DNA region TCGCGGGTGGATTTTACCCAGGCGTCGGCGGTGGGGTTATCGAGCGGGCGGAAGATGATGCCGAATTCGCGGAGCGGGAACGGGAGGAAGAGTGCGAGCCAGGTGAGGCTTTCCCAGTAGGCGATGTGGGGGCTGGTGACGATCAGCGGGTGCGGCGACGACTGATGATGGCGGAAGCACTCGATGACGGGATCGGTGACGCGGACGATGCGGCGGAGACGGGTTTCGGAGAGGTAAGGACTGGAGAGCGAGAGGAGGGCGGTCTCGAAGATGCGGCGGCTGCTTTTGCGGGCGAGGCGGCGGTGCCAGGCGCGGGGTTTTTCGGGGAAGGCGTGATGGAGATTGGAGAACACCAGGCGCCGGCGGCGCGGGGAAAGGAGGATGAGGAGGTCGCCGCAGAAGGCGGTGAAGGCGCGCAGCAGCCGCTCGGGTGTGTGGGCGATGAGCCAGCCGGAGATTTGTAGTAGAAGTTTAAGCACGCGAGCGGGACCAGGGCGGGCGGTGATCGCGGGTGAGGCGATTAGCGTTTGATTTTGCCGAGGGAAACTTCATCAAACGGAGCGACACCGCAGTTAAAAGCAGATTCTGCGGCGCGCGTTTTTCCATGGTCGAACTTCTTATCATCAAACCGTCCTCTTTGGGGGACATCGTGCATGGCCTGCAGGTGGCGGCGTCGATCAAGGCGCAGCGGCCGGATGTGCGTATTTCCTGGATCGTGCGCGACATCTTCGCGGCGCTGGTGAAGCAGTGCGAAGCGGTGGACCGCGTGTACGTTTTCAAGCGGAGCGGCGGGGTGTTTGGCTTCCTGAAATTGATGAAGGAAGTGCGGGAGACGAAGTATGATTTTGTCTTCGATATGCAGGGGCTACTGCGCTCGGGGCTGATGACCTGGCGGGCGAATGGCGCGAAGAAGGTGGGGCGGGCGGATGCGCGGGAGGGCGCGGGGGTTTTCTACAAGGAAAAGGTGGCGCTGCCACCGGCGGGGAAATCAAGCCATGCGCTGGAGATTTTGCTGCAATTTTTGCCCGTACTTGGCCTGAAACCGGAGCTGGTGGGGACGGTGAAGTTTCGCGAAGTCGAAGGGCTGAATCTCAGTCATGTCGAAGGACGTGGCGGGGCGCAGCCGGTGATCATGTTTCCGGACAGTCGGCGGGCGGAGAAGAAGTGGCACGGATTCAAGGAGCTGACGGAGTTCATCGCGCGCGATGGCTCGGGGCGGAAGGTCGTGTGGGCGGGGAACAACTATATCGATTACAAGGATGCGCTGACGGAGGCGCAGTTTCTCAATCTGACGGGCAACACGAGCCTGATGGCGTTGCCGTCGCTGATCAAACGGGCGGGCTGGGTGATCTCGAACGACAGCGGGCCGATGCATCTGGCGGCGGCGATGGGCGTGCCGACACTGGGGATTTTTGGGCCGACTGATCCGCGGCTGTATGGGCCGTTTCCGCTGACGGCTCCGACCAATCATGTGGCGCAGGCGCCGATCGGGAACCTGAAGCTGTTGTCGGCGCGCGAGGTTTATGCGCGTTTCAAGCGGCTCGACGGGACGCGCGTGCGGACGGCGCATCCGTTTCCGTTTACGCAGCGGGGGTTTTGAGCCTCGGGTGACAGGCGAAAATTTGGCGTGAGTCGGGGCGGGTTGTTGGTTTCGCTGCGTGTTTCCCATGCTCGATCCCAAACTCCTTCGTGAATCGCCTGATCTCGTCCGTGCGGCGATTGCCAAGAAACACCTCGACGTCGATCTCGATGCCGTGCTTGCGCTCGATGCGTCGTGGCGCGCGCAGCTTCAGGAAACCGAGCAGTTACGCGGCGTACAGAAGGCGGCGAATAACGACATGGCGAAACTGCCGAAGGGCTCGCCTGAGTTCATCGCGAAAGTGCAGGAGATGAAGGCTGTTTCCGCGCAGGTGAAAGAGCGCGACGTGCAGCTGAAAGAGATCGAAGAGAAGTGGAAACTGGCGGTGCTGGGTCTGCCCAATATTCCGCACAGCAGTGTGCCAGAGGGCCACACGCCGGAAGAGAATGTGGTTCATGCGTCGAATGGTGACGTGAATGCGGTCTCGGCTCATGCGAAGGCGCATTGGGAGATCACGGGGTTTGACCGGTTGTTCGATTTTGCGCGTGGCTCGAAAGTCACGGGCGCAGGGTTTCCGTTTTATGTCGGCGATGGCGCGAAGATCGTGCGCGCGTTGTTGCAGTTTTTCTTGGATGAGAATGCGCGCGCGGGCTATGTGGAGGTGAATCCGCCGATCTTCGTGAACGCGGCGAGCGCGACGGCGGTTGGCCAGCTTCCGGATAAGGAAGGGCAGATGTATCAGACGGTTGAGGACTCGCTCTATGCGGTGCCGACGGCGGAGACGCCGCTGACGAATTTCTTCCGCGACGAGATCCTCGATGAAGGTGCGCTGCCGGTTTATCGCTGCGGTTATACGCCGTGTTTCCGGCGCGAGGCGGGCAGCTACGGCAAGGATGTGCGCGGGCTGAACCGGCTGCATCAGTTCGACAAGGTCGAGCTGCTCAAGTGGGTGCATCCAGCATCCAGCTACGACGAGCTGGAGAAGCTCCGGGTGGACGTGGAGAAGCTGCTGCAGAAGCTGGAACTGCCTTATCGCGTGCTGCTGATGTGCGGCGGCGACATGGGTTTCGCGCAGGCGAAGAAGTACGATCTCGAAGTCTGGGCGGCCGGGCAGAAGCGCTGGCTGGAGGTTTCAAGCTGTTCGAATTTCGAGGCGTTTCAGGCGCGGCGTGCGCAGATCCGTTTCCGGGCGAAGGGCGCGGAGAAACCGGAGCTGGTTCACACGTTGAACGGTTCGGGACTCGCGGTGCCGCGCGTACTGGCGGCGATCCTGGAGAACAACCTTCAGGAGGATGGTCGTGTGAAAATCCCGGCGGCGCTGGTGCCGTATTTCGGCAAGGAGTTTTTGAGCTTCGTCTGAGCGCGGGGCTGCGGTGCGATGACGGGGATGCGGCGTTTTTCGAGTTAAGAGGAAAGCGCCGCGTCATGCCGATCTTGCCGACTCATTGGGGAAATCTCCCGCCGTTGTTTGCGCGGGAGCGGCTGCATCCGGCGGCGATTGCGCAGGCGGACCGGATGCTTGCAGAAGCAGGCGGGAAGTCTGAGGGCAAGTGGTGCGTGGCGTTTTCGGGCGGGGCGGATTCGCTGGCGTTGTTGCTCACGGTCTGGACGCTGTGGCCGGAGCGACGGAGCGAGTTGTGCGTGCTGCATTTTAATCACCGGTTGCGTGGGGCGGAGAGCGAGGCGGATGCGGTTTTTTGCGCGGAAGTGTGTGGCGAGATGGGCGTGGAGTTTCACATAGGGGAGTGGAGTGACGCGAAGGCGGGTGCGAGCGAGGCGGAGGCGCGGGAGGCACGGCTGGCGTTTTTCGAAACGGAGATGGAAGCGGTGGGATCGCGTGTGCTTTGGACGGGGCATCAGAAGGACGATGTGGCGGAGACGTTGTTGATGCGGATCGCGCGCGGTAGCGGATCGGCGGGGCTGGCGGCGCCGAGACCGGTGCAGACGCGGGCGGATGGGCGGATTCTTCTGCGGCCGTTGCTGACGCTGAGGAAGGCGGAGATCGTAGCGGCGTTGCAGAAAGCGGGCGTGACCTGGCGCGAGGATGCTAGCAATGCGGTGGGGGATTTTTTTCGGAACCGAGTCCGGCGGGACGTGATGCCGCCCTGGCGGGCGGCGGCAGGGAACGATGCGCTGGGCGGAGCGGCGCTGACGCGGGAGTTGCTCGATGAAGATGATGCGGCGCTGAATGTGTGGCTGGCGGAGTTGTTACCGGAAGGCGGATACGACGGCGATGCGCTGGATGTGCGGGCACTGGAGGGGAAGCCTCGGGCGCTTTGGCGGCGGGCGTTGAGGCGCTGGCGGCCGCTGGCGGCACTGGGGCGCGCGGGGTTTGAAGAGGTGCTGGCGTTGTGCGCGCGAGGTTCGGGGCGGACGAGTGCGGGCGAAGGAGTCGTGGAGATCGGAGCGGGTATACTGCGTTATATGGAGAAGGGTGGAGTGGGCAGAGGTGGCTGGACGGAAGCGCGGCTGAGCGTGGGGACGGTTTTATTTCTGCCCGATGGCGGGGTACTGACGATGAGGGTGGTGGCGTTTACGGCTGAATTGCGCAGGCGGATTTTTGCGGGGCAGGTCGATATGGCGCGTGAAGCGTTTCTTGCAGAGGAGCCTGCTGCATTTTGCGTGAGGCCGTGGAGGACGGGGGATCGGTATCGACCACTGGGGGCGCCGGGGTCGGCGGCGTTGCAGGACTTGTTTGTGAATCGTAAGATTCCGGCAGCTCGGCGCGGGCAGTTACCGGTGGTTATCGGCGAGGATGGTAGAATCCTGTGGGTTCCGGGATTTCCGCCTGCGGAAGAATCGAAAACAACCAGTGATTCTGTAACAGGCCTTCATTTGACTTATGAAACTGGAACCTGCACGGTCCGCCTCTAGTCTTTACCCGAATGTCTGACCTCAAAAACGAAAAGAAACGCCGCCCTTTGAAGAGCCTGCCGCCTGAACGTTTTCAGCCGAAGGTGCTGCTTATCTGGCTTTCGATAGCCGCAGCCGTCATGGCCCTGTATTTCCTGCCTGGTCGCGCGAGCGCGCCGGCGGTGATCAAGATCCACGAGGTCGTGCAGCTTTCCTCTGAAAACAAGATCAAGAGTGGCGTGATCCGGCCCGAGCAGTCCGGCGCGCGGGACCAGTATGTGATCAACGGTGAGGCGACTTCTGAGCTTTTTCCTGACGGTACGGCAGGTGGGAAGACTGCGAAGTTCGTCGCTTCAGGGCGTCTCACTGAGGCAAGTTACGAAAAGCTGCAGGCATCGACGGTGTTCGATGAGAAGCAGCAGTCTAGCTGGATCGCGGCTTTGGCGTCGCAGCTCATCCCCTTTATTTTGATCATCGGTTTGTTGTATTTCCTGTTTGTGCGCCAGCTGCGGAATGCGGGTCGTGGCGCGCTCAGCTTCGGCAAGAGCCGCGCGAAACTGCTCACGCGTGATCGCGACAAGATCACGTTCGCGGATGTCGCCGGTTGTGATGAGGCCAAGGAAGAGGTCGGCGAAGTCGTCGAGTTTCTGAAGGAGCCGAAGAAGTTCACGAAGATGGGCGGCAAGATCCCGAAAGGTATTTTGATGGTCGGGCCTCCAGGTACGGGCAAAACGCTGCTGGCTAAAGCCGTCGCGGGCGAAGCGGACGTGCCGTTTTTCTCGATTAGCGGATCGGACTTTGTGGAGATGTTTGTCGGCGTCGGTGCGAGCCGCGTGCGCGACATGTTCGAGCAGGGCCGCAAGAGCGCGCCGTGCTTGATCTTCATCGACGAAATCGACGCGGTCGGACGCCAGCGCGGTGCGGGTCTCGGCGGCGGTAACGATGAACGCGAGCAGACGCTGAACTCGTTGCTGGTGGAGATGGACGGTTTCGACACGAACGACGGCGTGATCATCATCGCGGCGACGAATCGCCCCGATGTGCTCGATAATGCGTTGCTGCGTCCGGGCCGCTTTGACCGCCAGGTTTATGTGGATCTGCCTGACATCGTGGGTCGCGAACAGATCCTGCGCGTTCATGCCCGCAAGATTTCCCTTTCGGATGAGGTCGATCTCAGTGTGGTTGCGCGCGGCACGCCCGGGCTTTCGGGCGCAGAGCTGGCGAATTTGCTCAATGAAGGCGCTTTGCTGGCTGCGCGTCGCAACAAGAAGAAGGTGGAGATGATCGATATCGAAGATGCACGCGACAAGGTGCTCTTTGGCCGCGAGCGCCGCCGCGTGATGGATGACAACGAGAAGAAGATGACGGCCTGGCACGAGGCTGGTCACGCGGTTGTGCAGGCGGTGCTCGATGACGGCACTATGCCGGTTCACAAGGTGACGATCATCCCGCGTGGACAGAGCTTGGGCAGCACGACGTTCATCCCCAGCAAGGACATCCTTTCGCGTGGTAAGAAAAAGCTGCTCGACCAAGTCGCGATGGCGATGGGCGGGCGCATCGCTGAAGAACTTGTCACGGGTGATTTCACCAATGGCGCTTATGGTGACATCAAGCAGGCGACCAAGATCGCCCGTGCGATGGTTTGCGATTACGGCATGAGCGATATCGGGCCGATCGCGATGGGTGAAAACCAGGACACGGTTTTCCTTGGCCGTGATATCACGCGTTCGCAGCACATCAGCGAAGACACGGCGCGCCGGGTGGATGCGGCTGTCTCGGAAATCATCAACGGCCAGTATCGCCGCGCGCAGCAGATTATCACCGAGCATCGGAGCGCTCTCGATAAGATCGCCCAGGCGCTGATCGAGCACGAGACGATCGAAGGCAAGCACGTCATGGAAATCGTGAAG from Nibricoccus aquaticus includes:
- the tilS gene encoding tRNA lysidine(34) synthetase TilS, which encodes MPILPTHWGNLPPLFARERLHPAAIAQADRMLAEAGGKSEGKWCVAFSGGADSLALLLTVWTLWPERRSELCVLHFNHRLRGAESEADAVFCAEVCGEMGVEFHIGEWSDAKAGASEAEAREARLAFFETEMEAVGSRVLWTGHQKDDVAETLLMRIARGSGSAGLAAPRPVQTRADGRILLRPLLTLRKAEIVAALQKAGVTWREDASNAVGDFFRNRVRRDVMPPWRAAAGNDALGGAALTRELLDEDDAALNVWLAELLPEGGYDGDALDVRALEGKPRALWRRALRRWRPLAALGRAGFEEVLALCARGSGRTSAGEGVVEIGAGILRYMEKGGVGRGGWTEARLSVGTVLFLPDGGVLTMRVVAFTAELRRRIFAGQVDMAREAFLAEEPAAFCVRPWRTGDRYRPLGAPGSAALQDLFVNRKIPAARRGQLPVVIGEDGRILWVPGFPPAEESKTTSDSVTGLHLTYETGTCTVRL
- a CDS encoding glycosyltransferase family 9 protein — protein: MVELLIIKPSSLGDIVHGLQVAASIKAQRPDVRISWIVRDIFAALVKQCEAVDRVYVFKRSGGVFGFLKLMKEVRETKYDFVFDMQGLLRSGLMTWRANGAKKVGRADAREGAGVFYKEKVALPPAGKSSHALEILLQFLPVLGLKPELVGTVKFREVEGLNLSHVEGRGGAQPVIMFPDSRRAEKKWHGFKELTEFIARDGSGRKVVWAGNNYIDYKDALTEAQFLNLTGNTSLMALPSLIKRAGWVISNDSGPMHLAAAMGVPTLGIFGPTDPRLYGPFPLTAPTNHVAQAPIGNLKLLSAREVYARFKRLDGTRVRTAHPFPFTQRGF
- the serS gene encoding serine--tRNA ligase, encoding MLDPKLLRESPDLVRAAIAKKHLDVDLDAVLALDASWRAQLQETEQLRGVQKAANNDMAKLPKGSPEFIAKVQEMKAVSAQVKERDVQLKEIEEKWKLAVLGLPNIPHSSVPEGHTPEENVVHASNGDVNAVSAHAKAHWEITGFDRLFDFARGSKVTGAGFPFYVGDGAKIVRALLQFFLDENARAGYVEVNPPIFVNAASATAVGQLPDKEGQMYQTVEDSLYAVPTAETPLTNFFRDEILDEGALPVYRCGYTPCFRREAGSYGKDVRGLNRLHQFDKVELLKWVHPASSYDELEKLRVDVEKLLQKLELPYRVLLMCGGDMGFAQAKKYDLEVWAAGQKRWLEVSSCSNFEAFQARRAQIRFRAKGAEKPELVHTLNGSGLAVPRVLAAILENNLQEDGRVKIPAALVPYFGKEFLSFV
- the ftsH gene encoding ATP-dependent zinc metalloprotease FtsH, which produces MSDLKNEKKRRPLKSLPPERFQPKVLLIWLSIAAAVMALYFLPGRASAPAVIKIHEVVQLSSENKIKSGVIRPEQSGARDQYVINGEATSELFPDGTAGGKTAKFVASGRLTEASYEKLQASTVFDEKQQSSWIAALASQLIPFILIIGLLYFLFVRQLRNAGRGALSFGKSRAKLLTRDRDKITFADVAGCDEAKEEVGEVVEFLKEPKKFTKMGGKIPKGILMVGPPGTGKTLLAKAVAGEADVPFFSISGSDFVEMFVGVGASRVRDMFEQGRKSAPCLIFIDEIDAVGRQRGAGLGGGNDEREQTLNSLLVEMDGFDTNDGVIIIAATNRPDVLDNALLRPGRFDRQVYVDLPDIVGREQILRVHARKISLSDEVDLSVVARGTPGLSGAELANLLNEGALLAARRNKKKVEMIDIEDARDKVLFGRERRRVMDDNEKKMTAWHEAGHAVVQAVLDDGTMPVHKVTIIPRGQSLGSTTFIPSKDILSRGKKKLLDQVAMAMGGRIAEELVTGDFTNGAYGDIKQATKIARAMVCDYGMSDIGPIAMGENQDTVFLGRDITRSQHISEDTARRVDAAVSEIINGQYRRAQQIITEHRSALDKIAQALIEHETIEGKHVMEIVKQGEIVSPIIREVMSAKAVSGKTADKKSSEKLENHDLGGQTPAPNPA